The following coding sequences lie in one Arachis stenosperma cultivar V10309 chromosome 5, arast.V10309.gnm1.PFL2, whole genome shotgun sequence genomic window:
- the LOC130981621 gene encoding uncharacterized protein LOC130981621 isoform X1: protein MNNNRARTTLQAMKAPFNDGRKQDKMESRGSKAMPAQKNGRRSNRERKMALIQDVDKLKRKLRHEENVHRALERAFTRPLGSLPRLPPYLPPYTLELVAEVAVLEEEVVRLEEQVVSFRQGLYQEAVYSSSKRNPENSSDEIDNNSKHQRSKSLSQCELNSSASPNGKPFHMKQDSLSSVSEEGRGKENKLFHSPVKSKQSPEKKAAKVITPVRKSPMKQQSSEKCVDHLKLQLEWRLVDQERAQSSSSSSDDKAPEVDSTPNRVSEDLVKCLCSIFLRIGKEKEQLNDPYGICSDSKTRRDVGAYNNLCEIKASNVDLNRTTNAVFLIHRLKFLLGKLASVKLKGLTHQEKLAFWINTYNSCMLNAYLEHGIPESPEMVVALMQKARIIVGGQLFNAITIEHFILRLPYHLKFTCPKAARNDEMQARSIFGLEWSEPLVTFALSCGSWSSPAVRVYTASEIENELEAAKRDYLEASVGITKTKKLMIPKLLDWYLLDFAKDMTSLVDWVCLQLPFELRKEAIECLGGRGTHSVQVMPYDFRFRLLLHH, encoded by the exons ATGAATAACAACAGAGCACGCACCACTCTTCAGGCAATGAAAGCTCCTTTCAATGATGGTCGCAAA CAGGACAAGATGGAAAGTAGAGGGAGCAAAGCAATGCCTGCACAGAAAAATGGGCGTCGATCGAATCGAGAAAGGAAAATGGCTTTGATACAAGAT GTTGATAAGTTGAAGAGAAAGCTGAGACATGAAGAGAATGTGCATAGAGCATTAGAAAGAGCTTTCACAAGACCTTTGGGATCTCTTCCACGCCTTCCTCCTTATCTCCCTCCATAT ACATTGGAGCTTGTGGCTGAGGTAGCAGTATTAGAAGAGGAAGTGGTTCGATTAGAAGAACAAGTTGTGAGTTTCAGACAAGGTTTATATCAGGAAGCTGTTTACAGTTCCTCTAAGAGGAATCCTGAAAATTCCAGTGACGAAATTGATAACAATTCCAAACATCAAAGGTCAAAATCTTTGTCCCAATGTGAGCTTAATTCATCAGCTAGTCCCAATGGAAAACCATTTCATATGAAACAAGATTCGTTATCATCCGTCTCGGAGGAGGGAAGAGGAAAGGAGAATAAGTTGTTTCATAGCCCTGTGAAGAGCAAGCAATCTCCAGAAAAGAAGGCTGCTAAAGTGATTACTCCAGTAAGGAAATCTCCAATGAAACAGCAATCATCTGAGAAATGTGTGGATCACTTAAAGTTGCAG TTAGAGTGGAGATTAGTAGATCAAGAAAGAGCACAGAGTTCCTCAAGTTCGTCGGACGATAAGGCACCGGAAGTTGATAGCACACCCAACAGAGTTTCAGAGGATCTTGTCAAGTGTTTGTGTAGCATATTtttgagaattggcaaggaaaAGGAACAGTTGAATGATCCTTATGGTATCTGTTCAGATTCCAAAACAAGAAGAGATGTTGGTGCATACAATAATCTGTGTGAGATTAAAGCCTCCAATGTTGATCTCAACCGAACAACAAATGCAGTGTTTCTGATCCACAGATTAAA GTTTCTACTTGGGAAGCTTGCTTCTGTGAAATTGAAGGGTCTTACTCATCAAGAGAAGCTTGCATTCTGGATAAACACATATAATTCCTGCATGCTGAAT GCATATTTAGAGCATGGCATTCCTGAAAGCCCTGAAATGGTTGTAGCACTAATGCAGAAG GCAAGAATAATAGTTGGGGGCCAATTGTTCAATGCAATCACAATAGAGCACTTCATCTTGAGACTACCTTATCACCTCAAATTT ACGTGCCCAAAAGCTGCAAGGAATGATGAGATGCAAGCACGAAGCATATTTGGGTTGGAATGGTCTGAGCCATTAGTTACCTTTGCACTTTCCTGTGGAAGCTGGTCTTCCCCTGCG GTGAGGGTGTACACAGCATCAGAGATAGAAAATGAGTTAGAAGCAGCAAAGAGGGATTATTTGGAGGCGTCAGTTGGGATTACGAAGACAAAGAAGCTAATGATACCAAAGTTACTGGACTGGTATTTACTTGACTTTGCAAAGGACATGACGTCATTGGTGGATTGGGTGTGCCTCCAACTACCCTTTGAACTCAGAAAGGAAGCAATTGAATGCCTTGGCGGAAGGGGAACACATTCGGTGCAAGTCATGCCCTATGACTTCCGTTTCAGGTTGCTTTTACACCATTAA
- the LOC130981621 gene encoding uncharacterized protein LOC130981621 isoform X2 yields MNNNRARTTLQAMKAPFNDGRKDKMESRGSKAMPAQKNGRRSNRERKMALIQDVDKLKRKLRHEENVHRALERAFTRPLGSLPRLPPYLPPYTLELVAEVAVLEEEVVRLEEQVVSFRQGLYQEAVYSSSKRNPENSSDEIDNNSKHQRSKSLSQCELNSSASPNGKPFHMKQDSLSSVSEEGRGKENKLFHSPVKSKQSPEKKAAKVITPVRKSPMKQQSSEKCVDHLKLQLEWRLVDQERAQSSSSSSDDKAPEVDSTPNRVSEDLVKCLCSIFLRIGKEKEQLNDPYGICSDSKTRRDVGAYNNLCEIKASNVDLNRTTNAVFLIHRLKFLLGKLASVKLKGLTHQEKLAFWINTYNSCMLNAYLEHGIPESPEMVVALMQKARIIVGGQLFNAITIEHFILRLPYHLKFTCPKAARNDEMQARSIFGLEWSEPLVTFALSCGSWSSPAVRVYTASEIENELEAAKRDYLEASVGITKTKKLMIPKLLDWYLLDFAKDMTSLVDWVCLQLPFELRKEAIECLGGRGTHSVQVMPYDFRFRLLLHH; encoded by the exons ATGAATAACAACAGAGCACGCACCACTCTTCAGGCAATGAAAGCTCCTTTCAATGATGGTCGCAAA GACAAGATGGAAAGTAGAGGGAGCAAAGCAATGCCTGCACAGAAAAATGGGCGTCGATCGAATCGAGAAAGGAAAATGGCTTTGATACAAGAT GTTGATAAGTTGAAGAGAAAGCTGAGACATGAAGAGAATGTGCATAGAGCATTAGAAAGAGCTTTCACAAGACCTTTGGGATCTCTTCCACGCCTTCCTCCTTATCTCCCTCCATAT ACATTGGAGCTTGTGGCTGAGGTAGCAGTATTAGAAGAGGAAGTGGTTCGATTAGAAGAACAAGTTGTGAGTTTCAGACAAGGTTTATATCAGGAAGCTGTTTACAGTTCCTCTAAGAGGAATCCTGAAAATTCCAGTGACGAAATTGATAACAATTCCAAACATCAAAGGTCAAAATCTTTGTCCCAATGTGAGCTTAATTCATCAGCTAGTCCCAATGGAAAACCATTTCATATGAAACAAGATTCGTTATCATCCGTCTCGGAGGAGGGAAGAGGAAAGGAGAATAAGTTGTTTCATAGCCCTGTGAAGAGCAAGCAATCTCCAGAAAAGAAGGCTGCTAAAGTGATTACTCCAGTAAGGAAATCTCCAATGAAACAGCAATCATCTGAGAAATGTGTGGATCACTTAAAGTTGCAG TTAGAGTGGAGATTAGTAGATCAAGAAAGAGCACAGAGTTCCTCAAGTTCGTCGGACGATAAGGCACCGGAAGTTGATAGCACACCCAACAGAGTTTCAGAGGATCTTGTCAAGTGTTTGTGTAGCATATTtttgagaattggcaaggaaaAGGAACAGTTGAATGATCCTTATGGTATCTGTTCAGATTCCAAAACAAGAAGAGATGTTGGTGCATACAATAATCTGTGTGAGATTAAAGCCTCCAATGTTGATCTCAACCGAACAACAAATGCAGTGTTTCTGATCCACAGATTAAA GTTTCTACTTGGGAAGCTTGCTTCTGTGAAATTGAAGGGTCTTACTCATCAAGAGAAGCTTGCATTCTGGATAAACACATATAATTCCTGCATGCTGAAT GCATATTTAGAGCATGGCATTCCTGAAAGCCCTGAAATGGTTGTAGCACTAATGCAGAAG GCAAGAATAATAGTTGGGGGCCAATTGTTCAATGCAATCACAATAGAGCACTTCATCTTGAGACTACCTTATCACCTCAAATTT ACGTGCCCAAAAGCTGCAAGGAATGATGAGATGCAAGCACGAAGCATATTTGGGTTGGAATGGTCTGAGCCATTAGTTACCTTTGCACTTTCCTGTGGAAGCTGGTCTTCCCCTGCG GTGAGGGTGTACACAGCATCAGAGATAGAAAATGAGTTAGAAGCAGCAAAGAGGGATTATTTGGAGGCGTCAGTTGGGATTACGAAGACAAAGAAGCTAATGATACCAAAGTTACTGGACTGGTATTTACTTGACTTTGCAAAGGACATGACGTCATTGGTGGATTGGGTGTGCCTCCAACTACCCTTTGAACTCAGAAAGGAAGCAATTGAATGCCTTGGCGGAAGGGGAACACATTCGGTGCAAGTCATGCCCTATGACTTCCGTTTCAGGTTGCTTTTACACCATTAA
- the LOC130981620 gene encoding uncharacterized protein LOC130981620: MEWTTLQHLDLRHVGRGVRPLQPHAATFHPYQALVAVAIGTYIVEFDALTGSKISALDIGAPVVRMSYSPTSGHTVIAILQDCTLRTCDFDLEQTFVLHSPEKKTDQISSDTEVHMALTPLQPVVFFGFHKRMSVTVVGTVEGGKAPTKIKTDLKKPIVNIACHPRLPVLYVAYAEGLIRAYNIHTYAVHYTLQLDNTIKLNGAGAFAFHPTLEWIFVGDRRGTLLAWDVSTERPNLIGITQVSSQPITSVAWLALLRLLVTVTRDGNLQVWKTRVIVNPNRPPVQANFFETAAIESLDIPRILSQQGGEAVYPLPRIKTLEFHPKSNLAALVFANVPSGDPSKSKATSSREGRKQLFAVLQSARGSSASVLKEKLAALGSSGVLADHQLQAQLQEHHLKGHGHLTISDIARKAFLYSHFMEGHAKSTPISRLPLITVLDTKHHLKDIPVVQPFHLELNFFSKANRVLHYPVRAFFVDGPNLVAHNLSSGSESIYRKLYNSIPGNVEYYAKYLVYSKKQRLFLIVYEFSGATNEVVLYWENTVAETANSKSSTVKGRDAAFIGPNENQFAILDDDKTGLALYLLPGGASQDPKEIEKAFQEDQPAETNVGSIRGPTPFLFETEVDRIFSTPLDSTLMFATHGNQIGLVKLIQGYRLSTSNSTSDGHYISTKGEGKKSIKLRRHEIVLQVHWQETLRGHVAGILTTHRVLIVSAALDILAGTSTNFDKGLPSFRSLLWVGPALLFSTATAISILGWDGKARTILSISMPYAVLVGALNDRLLLASPTEINPRQKKGVEIKSCLVGLLEPLLIGFATMQQTFEQKLDLSEILYQITSRFDSLRITPRSLDILSRGSPVCGDLAVSLSQSGPQFTQVMRGVYAVKALKFSTALSVLKDEFLRSRDYPRCPPTSHLFHRFRQLGYACIRFGQFDRAKETFEVIADYESMLDLFICHLNPSAMRRLAQKLEEEDLDSELRRYCERILRVRSTGWTQGIFANFAAESMVPKGPEWGGGNWEIKTPTTAKDIPQWELAAEVTPYMKTDDGTIPSIIVDHIGVYLGSIKGRGNIVEVREDSLVKSFIPAGNDVKANGLASSIESMTNQLKGVENSKGDSLMGLETLNKQIASSSAEQAKAEEEFKKSMYGAAADGSSSDEEGASKTRKIRVRIRDKPISSSTVDVNKLKEATSKFKLGDGLAPSRSRASLSGGSQEFGQISSLQAPAGMVAPAGTAASVSAAGDLFGTDALTRPEPISQPTTGAVGGGLKAGPIPEDFFQNTRDSLQVAATLAPVGTYLSKFIQGNDSSRTPSQVNASGADFSRQGAVPPQAGQQPVVPIESIGLPDGGVPPQPSTQAAVMPQLQPQTSISTQPLDLSVLGVPNSADSGKPSQASSPPSTVRPGQVPRGAAASVCFKTGLAHLELNHLSDALSCFDEAFLALAKEQSRGSDIKAQATICAQYKIAVTLLQEIGRLQRVHGPSAISAKDEMARLSRHLGSLPLLAKHRINCIRTAIKRNMEVQNYAYSKQMLELLFSKAPPSKQDEFRSLIDLCVQRGLTNKSIDPLEDPSQFCSATLSRLSTIGYDVCDLCGAKFSAVTAPGCIICGMGSIKRSDATAGPVPSPFG; this comes from the exons ATGGAGTGGACAACGTTGCAGCATCTGGATCTGCGCCATGTAGGGCGTGGCGTCAGGCCTCTGCAGCCTCATGCTGCCACCTTCCATCCTTACCAGGCGCTCGTCGCCGTCGCCATTGGAACCTACATCGTCG AATTTGATGCGTTAACAGGAAGCAAGATTTCTGCTCTTGACATTGGCGCACCTGTTGTCCGTATGTCTTATAGTCCTACAAGTGGGCACACTGTGATTGCAATCCTTCAG GATTGTACACTACGAACTTGTGATTTTGACCTAGAGCAAACATTTGTATTGCATTCACCAGAGAAAAAGACAGACCAAATTTCTTCTGATACAGAAGTCCATATGGCTTTAACCCCACTACAACCTGTTGTGTTTTTTGGCTTTCATAAACGAATGAGTGTGACAG TTGTTGGAACTGTTGAAGGTGGCAAAGCACCCACAAAAATAAAGACAGATTTGAAGAAGCCTATTGTGAATATTGCCTGTCATCCCCGCCTCCCTGTTCTG tATGTTGCTTATGCAGAAGGTCTGATTCGAGCATATAATATTCACACCTATGCCGTTCATTACACTCTACAAC TTGATAATACTATAAAGCTCAATGGAGCTGGTGCATTTGCATTTCATCCAACTCTCGAATGGATTTTTGTTGGTGATCGACGTGGTACACTTCTGGCATGGGATGTATCAACTGAGAGACCTAATTTGATTGGAAT AACACAAGTTAGCTCACAGCCGATAACATCAGTTGCTTGGCTAGCCTTGTTGCGTTTACTTGTAACAGTAACGAGGGATGGGAATTTGCAAGTTTGGAAAACACGGGTTATAGTTAATCCTAACAGACCTCCTGTGCAGGCAAATTTTTTTGAGACTGCCG CAATTGAATCACTGGATATTCCTCGCATTCTTTCGCAACAGGGTGGAGAAGCAGTGTATCCCTTACCACGGATTAAAACTTTAGAATTTCATCCAAAATCTAATTTAGCAGCACTAGTGTTTGCA AACGTACCAAGTGGAGATCCTTCTAAAAGTAAGGCCACATCCAGTAGAGAAGGGAGAAAGCAACTTTTTGCAGTTTTGCAAAGTGCACGGGGATCGTCAG CATCTGTGTTAAAGGAAAAATTGGCAGCCTTGGGATCCTCTGGAGTTTTAGCTGATCATCAGCTTCAAGCTCAACTACAAGAACATCATCTGAAAGG CCATGGTCATCTTACGATATCAGACATTGCAAGGAAAGCTTTTCTTTACAGT CATTTCATGGAAGGCCATGCAAAAAGTACTCCAATATCTCGCTTGCCCTTGATCACTGTTTTAGATACCAAGCATCACCTGAAGGACATTCCAGTTGTCCAG CCATTTCATTTGGAGCTAAATTTCTTTAGCAAAGCAAACCGAGTTCTTCATTATCCTGTCAGGGCTTTCTTTGTGGATGGACCAAATCTTGTGGCACATAATCTCTCATCTGGATCTGAGAGTATCTACAGGAAGCTCTATAATTCG ATTCCTGGGAACGTGGAGTATTATGCAAAATACTTGGTTTACAGTAAAAAGCAACGCCTGTTTCTTATAGTTTACGAATTTAGTGGTGCTACAAATGAAGTTGTGCTGTACTGGGAAAATACTGTGGCAGAGACAGCAAATAGTAAAAGCAGCACAGTGAAAG GTCGAGATGCAGCATTTATTGGTCCCAATGAAAACCAATTTGCCATTCTCGATGATGACAAGACAGGGTTGGCATTGTATCTTCTACCAGGAGGGGCCTCGCAGGATCCTAAGGAAATTGAAAAAGCTTTCCAGGAAGACCAACCTGCAGAAACTAATGTTGGCTCAATTCGTGGTCCTACGCCATTTCTGTTTGAGACTGAAGTTGATCGGATCTTTTCTACTCCATTAG ATTCAACTTTGATGTTTGCTACTCATGGGAACCAGATTGGATTAGTAAAGCTCATACAAGGATACCGCCTTTCAACTTCAAATTCAACTTCTGATGGTCACTAtatatcaaccaagggtgaggGCAAAAAGTCAATCAAATTGAGAAGACATGAGATTGTACTGCAG GTGCACTGGCAAGAGACTCTTAGGGGACATGTTGCAGGAATTTTAACAACACATAGAGTTCTTATAGTTTCAGCAGCTCTCGATATACTTGCAGGCACTTCTACAAATTTTGACAAGGGACTTCCTTCA TTTAGATCACTCTTATGGGTTGGACCTGCCCTTCTTTTTTCTACTGCCACTGCTATCAGTATACTTGGTTGGGATGGGAAAGCTAGGACTATCCTCTCAATTAGTATGCCTTATGCAG TCTTGGTTGGTGCATTGAATGATCGATTGTTGCTTGCTAGCCCCACAGAAATAAATCCCAGACAGAAGAAGGGGGTTGAGATTAAAAGCTGTCTTGTTGGTCTTCTTGAGCCTCTTCTCATCGGATTTGCTACAATGCAGCAAACTTTTGAGCAGAAACTTGACTTGTCAGAAATACTATACCAAATAACGTCAAG GTTTGACAGCCTGCGCATAACACCAAGGTCTCTCGACATCCTTTCCAGAGGTTCTCCAGTTTGTGGAGATTTGGCAGTGTCATTATCCCAATCAGGTCCACAGTTCACCCAG GTGATGCGAGGTGTCTATGCTGTGAAAGCTCTAAAGTTTTCCACTGCTTTATCTGTTTTGAAAGATGAATTTCTGCGTTCGAGAGATTATCCACGATGTCCTCCTACATCGCATTTATTTCATCGGTTCAGGCAGTTGGGTTACGCATGTATCAG GTTTGGTCAGTTTGATAGAGCAAAAGAAACCTTTGAAGTCATAGCTGATTACGAAAGTATGCTTGATCTGTTTATATGCCACCTGAATCCAAGTGCCATGAGGCGCCTTGCTCAGAAGTTGGAAGAAGAAGATCTTGATTCAGAATTGAGGCGATATTGTGAGAGGATTTTACGAGTTCGATCTACTGGATGGACACAAGGCATATTTGCTAACTTCGCCGCAGAAAGTATGGTTCCTAAAGGACCTGAATGGGGTGGTGGAAACTGGGAAATTAAAACCCCTACTACTGCAAAGGATATACCTCAGTGGGAGCTTGCTGCTGAGGTAACACCATATATGAAGACTGATGATGGTACAATTCCATCTATTATTGTAGATCATATTGGAGTGTATTTAGGCTCAATTAAAGGAAGAGGAAACATTGTAGAGGTAAGGGAAGATAGCTTGGTTAAATCCTTCATCCCAGCAGGTAATGATGTTAAAGCAAATGGTCTTGCATCCTCCATTGAATCCATGACTAACCAATTGAAGGGGGTTGAAAATTCCAAAGGTGATTCATTAATGGGTCTGGAAACCCTTAATAAACAGATTGCCAGTTCCTCTGCTGAACAGGCTAAAGCAGAAGAAGAATTTAAGAAATCCATGTATGGAGCTGCTGCTGATGGTAGCAGCAGTGACGAAGAAGGAGCATCAAAAACCAGAAAAATACGTGTTAGAATCCGAGACAAACCCATTTCCTCATCTACAGTGGATGTCAATAAGCTTAAAGAAGCCACTAGTAAATTTAAACTTGGTGACGGGTTAGCTCCGTCAAGGAGCAGGGCATCATTAAGTGGTGGGAGCCAGGAGTTTGGCCAGATTTCCTCCCTACAAGCTCCTGCCGGCATGGTTGCACCAGCCGGAACGGCTGCTTCTGTTTCAGCTGCTGGTGACCTGTTTGGTACCGATGCATTGACTCGGCCAGAACCAATTTCACAGCCAACTACGGGGGCCGTAGGTGGAGGACTTAAGGCAGGACCTATTCCAGAGGACTTCTTTCAGAATACCAGGGATTCCCTGCAGGTTGCTGCAACATTGGCTCCTGTTGGGACATATCTCTCCAAATTTATCCAAGGGAATGACAGCAGCAGGACTCCTAGCCAGGTTAATGCTTCTGGAGCTGATTTCAGCCGTCAAGGTGCTGTTCCCCCTCAAGCTGGTCAACAACCTGTTGTTCCAATTGAATCTATAGGACTTCCGGATGGTGGTGTCCCACCACAACCCTCAACTCAGGCTGCAGTTATGCCCCAATTGCAGCCACAGACATCAATTTCCACCCAACCTCTTGATCTTAGTGTACTTGGAGTACCAAATTCTGCTGATTCAGGAAAGCCTTCTCAAGCTAGTTCTCCACCTTCTACTGTACGACCTGGACAG GTTCCCCGAGGGGCTGCTGCTTCAGTATGCTTCAAGACTGGACTGGCTCACCTTGAGCTAAATCATCTCTCGGATGCGTTGTCTTGCTTTGATGAGGCTTTTCTTGCACTGGCTAAAGAACAATCCCGTGGAAGTGATATAAAAGCTCAGGCAACAATCTGTGCTCAATACAAGATAGCTGTCACTCTTCTTCAG GAAATTGGACGTCTGCAAAGGGTCCATGGTCCTAGTGCAATCAGTGCAAAAGATGAGATGGCAAGACTTTCCCGCCATCTGGGCTCATTACCTCTTCTGGCTAAGCACAGAATAAATTGCATTCGAACTGCCATCAAACGAAACATGGAGGTGCAGAATTATGCATATTCCAAGCAAATGCTCGAACTGCTGTTCTCTAAAGCACCTCCAAGCAAACAGGATGAATTTAGGAGCCTGATCGACTTGTGTGTTCAGAGGGGCTTGACCAACAAGTCCATTGATCCATTGGAAGACCCTTCGCAATTCTGTTCTGCTACTCTAAGCAGGTTGTCGACCATTGGATATGATGTATGTGATTTATGTGGAGCCAAATTTTCAGCCGTGACTGCCCCTGGATGCATCATCTGTGGAATGGGAAGCATCAAAAGATCGGATGCAACTGCAGGACCAGTTCCTTCGCCATTTGGTTAA